Proteins from a genomic interval of Daphnia pulex isolate KAP4 chromosome 4, ASM2113471v1:
- the LOC124192903 gene encoding zinc transporter 1-like — MKNILWKQPGLDRLICVLVASVALFLVQIIMSHITHSLTLLAAAYHMLYNIFSLVGCITTIKMCQRGSSVSNTFGWARLEVLSTVVNLLFLSALDFSLVVEAIQTLIHSDHMDSMHQPEIICIVAGVGIVFNCICILLIGGFTHHQGSFLALTPGGDVVVQHGVATEDAVRRGLRRLATTDRNECSGGKPQDIEETEVDGMIPQMEPSNAKVKGVIARVSQRWPTMYSVFRDNASTVIALISAAVVYENGESLISLLIDPILSIVSVAILALTSYPFIIQAGQILLQTTPAHIDVGELKTRLKDAFPSVVNIHDLHVWALTPERVISTAHLVFMNENVYLSVKEPIRIFFLGQGITRVTLQPEFYKFGNLTPAQSTTCVLTCNKDGCKSRTCCNYERAATVDVDVAPMEDVESPAHRHASDVVTTTRSVTVMLNVGHSQVSPNTDKSSIKDDLHVKHLTFKSPIHDNCSTECESHVSNSTHPSSTTSSQKETADETENNVSEKSLDAPD, encoded by the exons atgaaaaatatactGTGGAAGCAGCCCGGGCTAGACCGGCTGATATGTGTTCTAGTGGCTAGTGTCGCCTTGTTTTTGGTTCAAATCATTATGAGTCACATAACTCATTCCCTCACGCTCCTTGCGGCCGCCTACCACATGCTGTACAACATATTCTCGCTAGTTGGTTGCATCACCACCATCAAG ATGTGCCAACGTGGATCCAGCGTGTCAAACACATTTGGAtgg GCTCGTCTGGAGGTACTATCGACAGTGGTTAACCTTCTATTTCTAAGCGCACTGGATTTCTCCTTGGTTGTGGAGGCTATTCAAACTCTAATCCATTCCGATCACATGGATTCTATGCATCAACCGGAGATTATCTGCATCGTGGCTGGGGTTGGAATAGTATTCAACTGCATTTGCATTCTGCTCATCGGAG GCTTTACTCATCATCAAGGGAGTTTTCTAGCTCTGACACCGGGAGGGGATGTGGTCGTCCAGCATGGAGTCGCCACCGAAGACGCTGTCCGTCGAGGATTGCGCCGTCTGGCAACTACAGATAGAAATGAATGCTCTGGTGGGAAACCACAAGATATTGAAGAAACCGAAGTGGATGGCATGATTCCGCAAATGGAACCCTCCAATGCGAAAGTCAAAGGCGTTATTGCGAGAGTTTCACAAAGATGGCCAACAATGTACTCTGTCTTTCGTGACAACGcaa GTACTGTCATCGCCCTGATCTCAGCTGCAGTCGTGTACGAGAACGGAGAGAGTTTAATTTCTCTACTGATCGATCCCATCCTATCAATAGTTTCTGTTGCTATTCTTGCCCTCACATCTTACCCGTTCA TTATTCAAGCCGGACAGATACTTTTGCAAACTACACCGGCCCACATCGACGTTGGTGAACTGAAAACAAGATTAAAAGATGCTTTCCCGTCTGTCGTTAACATTCACGATTTACACGTATGGGCTTTAACTCCCGAACGAGTCATTTCTACTGCGCATTTAGTCTTCATGAACGAAAATGTTTATCTAAGTGTCAAGGAACccatcagaatttttttccttggtCAAGGTATCACTCGAGTAACACTACAACCAGAATTCTACAAG TTTGGAAATTTGACACCAGCACAAAGTACAACCTGTGTACTAACCTGTAATAAGGATGGTTGCAAGTCAAGAACCTGTTGCAACTACGAGCGTGCTGCCACTGTCGACGTCGATGTTGCTCCTATGGAAGACGTTGAATCGCCAGCCCACCGCCATGCTTCTGATGTAGTGACCACCACGAGATCTGTGACAGTGATGCTTAACGTTGGCCATTCCCAAGTTTCTCCAAATACTGATAAGTCATCGATCAAGGATGATTTACACGTAAAACACTTGACATTCAAGTCTCCCATCCATGATAATTGCAGCACTGAATGCGAATCACATGTCTCAAATTCGACACATCCTTCGTCAACGACgtcaagccaaaaagaaacagctgatgaaactgaaaataatGTTTCAGAAAAAAGTTTAGATGCAcctgattaa